From Variovorax sp. PMC12, the proteins below share one genomic window:
- the ygiD gene encoding 4,5-DOPA dioxygenase extradiol — MPITTTLASSELGRRGFLMGTALGATAVLASLACSVQAAGAATRRMPVVFIGHGSPMNAITDNAFTRRLSAWGRELPRPSAILSVSAHWLSRGATGVGMQERPKTIHDFGGFPQALFDVEYPAPGHPALARETVGAVKQAPVIGTDQWGLDHGTWTVLKHLYPKADVPVFQLSIDYDKPAAFHYAVGRDLAALRDKGVLVMGSGNVVHNLRATDRGTPDGPSASRPWAQSFDDAVKSALAGRDDRALVDYAKLEGASTAVATPDHYYPFLYALGAASSGERAKTVYEGFQSGTLSMRCLQFG, encoded by the coding sequence ATGCCGATCACGACCACTCTTGCAAGCTCCGAACTGGGCCGCCGCGGCTTCCTCATGGGCACCGCCCTTGGCGCAACCGCCGTGCTGGCTTCCCTGGCCTGCAGCGTGCAGGCCGCCGGCGCGGCCACGCGGCGCATGCCGGTCGTCTTCATCGGGCACGGCTCGCCCATGAACGCCATCACCGACAACGCCTTCACGCGGCGCCTGTCGGCGTGGGGGCGGGAGCTGCCGCGGCCGTCGGCCATCCTCAGCGTGTCGGCGCACTGGCTGAGCCGGGGCGCCACGGGCGTCGGCATGCAGGAGCGGCCGAAGACCATCCACGACTTCGGCGGCTTCCCGCAGGCGCTGTTCGACGTCGAATACCCCGCGCCCGGCCACCCGGCGCTCGCGCGGGAAACCGTCGGCGCGGTGAAACAGGCGCCGGTGATCGGCACCGACCAGTGGGGCCTGGACCACGGCACCTGGACGGTGCTGAAGCACCTGTACCCGAAGGCCGACGTGCCCGTGTTCCAGCTCAGCATCGACTACGACAAGCCGGCGGCCTTCCACTATGCGGTGGGGCGGGATCTGGCGGCCTTGCGCGACAAGGGCGTGCTGGTGATGGGCAGCGGCAACGTGGTGCACAACCTGCGCGCCACCGACCGCGGAACGCCGGACGGCCCGAGCGCCAGCCGCCCGTGGGCGCAGTCTTTCGACGATGCGGTGAAGTCCGCGCTGGCCGGCCGCGACGACCGCGCGCTGGTCGACTACGCCAAGCTCGAAGGCGCGTCGACCGCGGTGGCCACGCCCGACCACTACTACCCGTTTCTCTACGCCCTTGGCGCGGCCAGCAGCGGCGAGCGCGCGAAGACGGTCTACGAGGGGTTCCAGTCGGGCACGCTCAGCATGCGTTGCCTGCAGTTCGGTTGA